The following coding sequences are from one Helicoverpa armigera isolate CAAS_96S chromosome 2, ASM3070526v1, whole genome shotgun sequence window:
- the LOC135118859 gene encoding uncharacterized protein LOC135118859, with translation MPKRKRGDSISYIRKKIKKLEKKLLKGCRRSSSSSEQSSSEPQDDKFMDLENPAYPVVDLDEPVPSTSASNIPEVTQEPPSQSTAVEAGIIEIEDHQPDLDETVLQILGTDPLTTTSFGKDIQKDLATRYEHIATSGLTKELRKELLESHLPPANCKLIDAPSLNPEIKAAVTDVIVKRDKAMQAKQKQLGSAIACLSEAITILYQKKQKILIY, from the exons ATGCCGAAAAGAAAGCGTGGTGATTCAATAAGTtatataagaaagaaaattaagaaGCTAGAAAAGAAGTTATTAAAAGGATGCCGCAGATCTTCGTCCAGTTCCGAGCAGTCGTCGTCAGAACCACAAG ATGACAAATTTATGGATTTGGAGAATCCTGCATATCCAGTAGTAGATCTAGATGAGCCGGTACCATCAACCAGCGCATCAAATATACCTGAGGTTACACAAGAACCTCCTTCCCAATCGACGGCTGTTGAAGCCGGAATAATTGAGATTGAGGATCATCAAccggatttagatgaaactgtCCTGCAAATATTAGGAACAGATCCGTTAACCACTACGAGTTTTGGTAAGGATATCCAGAAGGACCTAGCCACTCGTTATGAACACATAGCCACTTCTGGTTTGACGAAAGAACTCCGCAAGGAGCTTTTAGAATCTCACTTACCTCCAGCTAACTGTAAGCTGATTGACGCACCGTCTCTTAATCCTGAGATTAAAGCTGCTGTCACGGACGTCATAGTGAAGCGGGACAAAGCTATGCAGGCGAAACAGAAACAGTTAGGCAGTGCTATCGCATGTCTAAGTGAAGCTATTACTATTCTTtatcaaaagaaacaaaagatccTAATATACTAA